In a single window of the Micromonospora sp. WMMD1155 genome:
- a CDS encoding cyclase family protein, translated as MGEQWRAQFDAEVSFANGGGLRTEGFRLDVPGQEISDEDLAALFVRHLGLLMVAEVRISAKTIIEEPHKGGRGVAVDQPTSGRGLIELSHVISDGMTTLPGWPGPRITDWLTFAASRERYAPGTEFHVARIDLIANTGTYLDTPAHRWAGADDLTGVPLDRLVDLPGVVVRVPAGTRAVDRLMLAPYEVDGRAVLLHTGWDAHFGTERYGAPEAPYLTGDAAQALADAGAALVGIDSVNIDDMSPAAGGVRPAHSTLLAAGIPIVEHLTGLDALPPTGFRFTAAPPMVAGMGTFPVRAFAVVNS; from the coding sequence ATGGGTGAGCAGTGGCGGGCACAGTTCGACGCGGAGGTGAGCTTCGCCAACGGCGGCGGGCTGCGTACCGAGGGGTTTCGGCTGGACGTTCCTGGTCAGGAGATCAGCGACGAGGACCTCGCGGCGTTGTTCGTCCGGCATCTCGGGTTGCTGATGGTCGCCGAGGTCCGGATCAGCGCGAAGACGATCATCGAGGAGCCGCACAAGGGCGGCCGGGGTGTGGCCGTCGATCAGCCCACGTCCGGGCGCGGACTCATCGAGCTGAGCCACGTGATCAGCGATGGGATGACCACCCTGCCGGGTTGGCCGGGGCCGCGGATCACCGACTGGCTGACGTTCGCGGCATCCCGGGAGCGGTACGCCCCGGGCACCGAGTTCCACGTGGCCCGGATCGACCTGATCGCCAACACCGGCACGTACCTGGACACTCCCGCCCACCGCTGGGCCGGTGCCGACGACCTGACCGGGGTGCCGCTGGATCGTCTCGTCGACCTGCCCGGGGTGGTGGTCCGGGTGCCGGCCGGCACCCGAGCGGTGGACCGGCTCATGCTGGCCCCCTACGAGGTGGACGGTCGGGCGGTGTTGCTGCACACCGGGTGGGACGCGCACTTCGGCACCGAGCGGTACGGCGCGCCGGAAGCGCCGTACCTCACCGGGGACGCCGCCCAGGCGCTTGCCGACGCGGGGGCGGCCCTGGTCGGCATCGACTCGGTCAACATCGACGACATGAGCCCGGCGGCCGGCGGCGTACGCCCCGCGCACAGCACACTGCTCGCCGCCGGCATCCCGATCGTGGAGCACCTGACCGGCCTGGACGCGTTGCCGCCGACCGGGTTCCGGTTCACCGCGGCCCCGCCGATGGTGGCCGGTATGGGCACCTTCCCGGTGCGCGCCTTCGCCGTCGTCAACAGCTGA
- a CDS encoding S66 peptidase family protein, producing the protein MGTLIYPPKPRPGDRVAVVSPSAGLPGLFPHVYELGLRRLREEFGLEPVEYPTTRIMGADPRDRARDLTAAFADPSVTAVLATVGGDDLITVTPHLDDDVLRANPKPYFGYSDNTNVLNHLYRLGIVAYHGGSVLVHLGRPGAPHPLTFGSLRAALFSTDWYELTPAPTWGDRPNPWTEPETLAYEPEMLPGEGWRWHGPQRVVEGRTWGGNLEILHWLMAADRVSTVDEVAGSVLIVETSQEMPSAREVFRIVRNMGERGLLAVFGAVIVGRPKAWDFDKPLSVPERQAWGEAQREAIMRALTPYNPDAVVVFDVDLGHTDPQLIIPYGGEVRVDAVARRISVRY; encoded by the coding sequence ATGGGGACGTTGATCTATCCACCCAAACCACGGCCGGGCGACCGGGTCGCCGTCGTCTCACCCTCCGCCGGCCTGCCGGGTCTCTTCCCCCACGTGTACGAGTTGGGGCTGCGCCGGCTGCGCGAGGAGTTCGGCCTGGAGCCGGTGGAGTACCCGACCACCCGGATCATGGGGGCGGACCCGCGCGACCGGGCCCGCGACCTGACCGCCGCGTTCGCCGACCCGAGCGTCACCGCGGTGCTCGCGACGGTCGGCGGCGACGACCTGATCACGGTCACCCCGCACCTCGACGACGACGTGCTCCGGGCCAACCCCAAGCCCTACTTCGGGTACTCCGACAACACGAACGTGCTCAACCACCTGTACCGGTTGGGCATCGTCGCGTACCACGGTGGATCGGTGCTGGTGCACCTCGGCCGGCCGGGCGCGCCGCACCCGTTGACCTTCGGCTCGCTGCGCGCCGCGCTGTTCAGCACCGACTGGTACGAGTTGACGCCCGCGCCCACCTGGGGTGACCGGCCCAACCCGTGGACCGAGCCGGAGACGCTGGCCTACGAGCCGGAGATGCTGCCCGGCGAGGGCTGGCGCTGGCACGGCCCGCAGCGGGTGGTGGAGGGGCGCACCTGGGGTGGCAACCTGGAGATCCTGCACTGGCTGATGGCCGCCGACCGGGTGTCGACCGTCGACGAGGTGGCCGGGTCCGTGCTGATCGTCGAGACCTCCCAGGAGATGCCGAGCGCCCGGGAGGTGTTCCGGATCGTGCGGAACATGGGGGAGCGGGGGCTGCTCGCCGTCTTCGGAGCGGTCATCGTCGGGCGCCCCAAGGCGTGGGACTTCGACAAGCCGCTGTCCGTGCCGGAACGGCAGGCATGGGGCGAGGCCCAGCGGGAGGCGATCATGCGTGCGCTCACGCCGTACAACCCGGACGCGGTGGTGGTCTTCGACGTCGACCTCGGTCACACCGACCCGCAGTTGATCATCCCGTACGGGGGTGAGGTACGGGTGGACGCCGTAGCGCGCCGGATCTCGGTGCGCTACTGA
- the ppc gene encoding phosphoenolpyruvate carboxylase: MTDQHDHDGPDAALRADIRRLGTLLGQTLARQEGRPLLDLVEEIRAQVRTDAPAAAQRLGGLDVTTGTKLARAFSTYFHLANITEQVHRARDLRRRRAVQGGWLDQAAKMIAERGVPAEEIANAARRLAVRPVFTAHPTEAARRSILSKLRAIADELDTETANAILYGASDEGPANRRLAELLDLMWQTDELRLDRPDPTDEARNAIYYLRDLYAEAAPQVLDDLADTLRTLGVETSPTARPLSFGTWIGGDRDGNPFVTPAVTREVLTIQHEHGIAATEKAMDHLINEVSVSRRLRGVSLDLSASLAADLDALPEVATRFRRVNAEEPYRLKARCVKAKLANTRQRLRQGTAHVPGRDYRGSAELIADLDLLRASLARNSGQLTAVGRLASTIRTVSAFGLHLATMDVREHAEAHHAVLAQLYEAVGEVSDYPALTRLERTKLLADELTGRRPLSTLDTALTEPARKTFDVFGTIREAQDRFGTEVIESYIISMTLGVDDVLAAVVLAREAGLVDVHSGRARIGFVPLLETPAELNAGGELLDELLSLPAYRALVTARGDVQEVMLGYSDSNKEAGITTSQWSIHRAQRALRDVAARHGVHLRLFHGRGGTVGRGGGPTHEAILAQPYGTMDGAIKVTEQGEVISDKYTLPSLARENLELTLAAVLQSTLLHTAPRQPAEMLERWDATMDVVSESAFRSYRSLVEEPDLPAYFWASTPTELLGALNIGSRPAKRPNTGAGLSGLRAIPWVFGWTQTRQIVPGWFGVGSGLAAAREAGLADVLAEMHRNWHFFRTFLSNVEMMVTKTDLNIARRYVETLVPKKLHPIFEQIEQEYELTKRELLAVTASPALLENSPVLQRTLAVRDTYLEPLHHLQVALLRQYRESGAAGRAVATAPGGRRAPSDGTALERALLTTVNGIAAGMRNTG; encoded by the coding sequence GTGACCGATCAGCACGACCACGACGGCCCGGACGCCGCGCTGCGTGCCGACATCCGCCGACTCGGCACCCTGCTCGGGCAGACGCTGGCCCGCCAGGAGGGTCGCCCGCTGCTCGACCTCGTCGAGGAGATCCGCGCCCAGGTCCGCACCGACGCCCCGGCGGCCGCCCAGCGCCTCGGCGGCCTCGACGTGACCACCGGCACCAAGCTGGCGCGAGCCTTCTCCACCTACTTCCACCTGGCCAACATCACCGAGCAGGTGCACCGTGCGCGAGATCTGCGCCGCCGCCGCGCGGTGCAGGGTGGGTGGTTGGACCAGGCCGCCAAGATGATCGCCGAGCGTGGGGTTCCGGCCGAGGAGATCGCCAACGCGGCCCGCCGGTTGGCGGTCCGGCCGGTGTTCACCGCGCACCCGACCGAGGCGGCCCGCCGCTCGATCCTGTCCAAGCTGCGGGCCATCGCCGACGAGTTGGACACCGAGACCGCCAACGCGATCCTCTACGGCGCCAGCGACGAGGGCCCCGCCAACCGCCGCCTGGCCGAGTTGCTGGACCTGATGTGGCAGACCGACGAGTTGCGGCTCGACCGGCCGGACCCGACCGACGAGGCCCGCAACGCCATCTACTACCTGCGCGACCTGTACGCCGAGGCCGCCCCTCAGGTGCTCGACGACCTGGCCGACACGCTGCGTACCCTCGGGGTGGAGACCTCGCCGACGGCCCGGCCGCTGAGCTTCGGCACCTGGATCGGCGGCGACCGGGACGGCAACCCGTTCGTCACCCCGGCGGTCACCCGCGAGGTCCTGACCATCCAGCACGAGCACGGCATCGCCGCGACCGAGAAGGCGATGGACCACCTCATCAACGAGGTCTCGGTCTCCCGCCGGCTGCGCGGGGTGTCCCTGGACCTGTCCGCCAGCCTCGCCGCCGACCTGGACGCGCTGCCCGAGGTGGCGACGCGGTTCCGTCGGGTCAACGCGGAGGAGCCGTACCGGCTCAAGGCGCGCTGCGTGAAGGCGAAGCTCGCCAACACCCGGCAACGGCTGCGCCAGGGCACCGCGCACGTGCCGGGCCGGGACTACCGGGGCTCCGCCGAGCTGATCGCCGACCTGGACCTCCTGCGCGCCTCGCTGGCCCGCAACTCCGGGCAGCTCACCGCCGTCGGCCGGCTGGCCTCCACCATCCGTACGGTCTCCGCGTTCGGGCTGCACCTGGCCACCATGGACGTGCGGGAGCACGCCGAGGCGCACCACGCGGTGCTGGCCCAGCTCTACGAGGCGGTCGGTGAGGTCTCCGACTACCCGGCGCTGACCCGACTGGAGCGCACCAAGCTGCTCGCCGACGAGCTGACCGGTCGCCGGCCCCTGTCCACTCTGGACACGGCGCTGACCGAGCCGGCCCGCAAGACGTTCGACGTGTTCGGGACCATCCGGGAGGCACAGGACCGGTTCGGCACCGAGGTGATCGAGTCGTACATCATCTCGATGACCCTGGGCGTCGACGACGTGCTGGCCGCCGTGGTGCTGGCCCGCGAGGCCGGTCTGGTGGACGTGCACAGCGGGCGGGCCCGGATCGGGTTCGTGCCGCTGCTGGAGACCCCGGCCGAGCTGAACGCCGGCGGTGAACTCCTCGACGAGTTGCTGTCGTTGCCCGCGTACCGGGCGCTGGTGACCGCCCGGGGCGACGTGCAGGAGGTGATGCTCGGCTACTCCGACTCGAACAAGGAGGCCGGGATCACCACCAGCCAGTGGTCGATCCACCGGGCGCAACGCGCGCTGCGTGACGTGGCCGCCCGGCACGGGGTGCACCTGCGGCTGTTCCACGGCCGGGGCGGCACGGTCGGGCGCGGCGGCGGGCCGACGCACGAGGCGATCCTGGCCCAGCCGTACGGCACGATGGACGGCGCGATCAAGGTGACCGAGCAGGGCGAGGTGATCTCCGACAAGTACACCCTGCCGTCGCTGGCCCGGGAGAACCTGGAGCTCACCCTCGCCGCGGTGCTCCAGTCGACACTGCTGCACACCGCACCCCGGCAGCCCGCCGAGATGCTGGAACGGTGGGACGCGACGATGGACGTGGTCTCCGAGTCGGCGTTCCGCTCCTACCGGTCCCTCGTCGAGGAGCCGGACCTGCCGGCGTACTTCTGGGCGTCCACCCCCACCGAGTTGCTCGGCGCGTTGAACATCGGCTCCCGGCCGGCGAAGCGCCCGAACACCGGGGCGGGCCTGTCCGGTCTGCGGGCGATCCCGTGGGTGTTCGGCTGGACGCAGACCCGGCAGATCGTGCCGGGTTGGTTCGGTGTCGGTTCCGGGCTGGCCGCGGCGCGCGAGGCCGGTCTGGCCGACGTACTGGCGGAGATGCACCGCAACTGGCACTTCTTCCGCACGTTCCTGTCGAACGTCGAGATGATGGTGACCAAGACCGACCTGAACATCGCCCGTCGGTACGTGGAGACCCTGGTGCCGAAGAAGCTGCACCCGATCTTCGAGCAGATCGAGCAGGAGTACGAGCTGACGAAGCGCGAGCTGCTGGCGGTCACCGCCTCCCCCGCGCTGCTGGAGAACTCGCCGGTCCTCCAACGCACCCTGGCCGTCCGCGACACCTACCTGGAGCCGTTGCACCATCTTCAGGTGGCGCTGCTGCGGCAGTACCGGGAGTCCGGAGCCGCCGGCCGTGCGGTGGCCACCGCACCGGGCGGCCGACGCGCGCCGAGCGACGGCACCGCCCTGGAGCGGGCGCTGCTCACCACCGTGAACGGCATCGCCGCCGGCATGCGCAACACCGGCTGA
- a CDS encoding DNA recombination protein RmuC, which produces MDVSTLLLVIVCLGAGGAVGWLAARSRSAADIARLDATLAATREGEGRLEQSMRALSYEATAQSQEAVARAVAPLHDTLRRYEQRVAELEHDRVDAYAELREQVRSMSNVSGELRTETKQLVAALRAPQVRGRWGEHQLRRIVEAAGMLEHCDFAEQVTAATDQQVVRPDLVVRLHGGRSVVVDAKAPFDAYLTAMESRDERGRDTHLDAHARHLRGHVDALAAKSYWSAFDSSPEFVVLFVPADPFLDVALQRDPTLLEHAFTRNVVLATPATLVALLRTVAYSWRQEALARNALAVHTLARELYGRLSTLGDHVGKLGSSLAGAVTAYNRAVGSLEARVLVSARKLAELGVSDEELATPAQVESTPRQPQAPELVDPTDELPARQPTM; this is translated from the coding sequence ATGGACGTCTCCACCCTGCTCCTGGTGATCGTGTGCCTCGGCGCCGGCGGGGCCGTGGGCTGGCTCGCGGCGCGGTCCCGTTCGGCGGCCGACATCGCCCGCCTCGACGCCACCCTGGCCGCCACCCGGGAGGGCGAGGGCCGGTTGGAGCAGTCCATGCGGGCGCTCAGCTACGAGGCCACCGCGCAGTCGCAGGAGGCGGTGGCCCGGGCGGTCGCCCCGCTGCACGACACGCTGCGCCGCTACGAGCAGCGGGTCGCCGAGCTGGAGCACGACCGGGTCGACGCGTACGCCGAGCTGCGCGAGCAGGTCCGGTCGATGAGCAATGTCTCCGGCGAGCTGCGCACCGAGACCAAGCAGCTGGTGGCGGCGCTGCGGGCGCCGCAGGTGCGGGGTCGGTGGGGCGAGCACCAGCTACGCCGGATCGTCGAGGCGGCCGGGATGTTGGAGCACTGCGACTTCGCCGAGCAAGTCACCGCCGCCACCGACCAGCAGGTCGTCCGACCGGATCTGGTGGTCCGACTGCACGGTGGCCGCTCGGTGGTGGTGGACGCCAAGGCGCCGTTCGACGCGTACCTGACGGCCATGGAGTCGCGCGACGAACGCGGCCGGGACACCCATCTCGACGCGCACGCCCGACACCTGCGTGGGCACGTCGACGCCCTGGCCGCGAAGTCGTACTGGTCGGCGTTCGACAGTTCACCCGAGTTCGTGGTGCTGTTCGTCCCCGCCGACCCGTTCCTCGACGTCGCCCTCCAACGTGACCCGACCCTGCTGGAGCACGCCTTCACGCGCAACGTGGTGCTGGCCACTCCGGCCACGCTCGTCGCCCTGCTCCGCACTGTCGCCTACTCCTGGCGGCAGGAGGCGCTGGCCCGTAACGCCCTGGCGGTGCACACTCTGGCCCGTGAGCTGTACGGGCGGCTCTCCACGCTCGGCGACCACGTGGGCAAGCTCGGTTCGTCGCTGGCCGGTGCCGTGACCGCGTACAACCGGGCGGTCGGCTCGTTGGAGGCGCGGGTGCTGGTCAGCGCCCGCAAGCTCGCCGAGTTGGGCGTCTCGGACGAGGAGTTGGCGACGCCCGCGCAGGTCGAGTCGACACCCCGGCAGCCGCAGGCGCCCGAGCTTGTCGACCCGACCGACGAGCTCCCGGCCCGCCAGCCAACCATGTGA
- a CDS encoding S8 family serine peptidase: MSKPRDLRRRTSAALFASVLAAGAVTVVGGAATAAAAPVTTPDASPATAAETLGAHDAKLLSEARAKKAPTVTLIVSTEQGEAGDVADSLTKLGGTVSQRQDKVGFVLAKVPTDKALTAARLPGVSAVDLDEVIHLPDPAPEKTPTGTAGARQATVDAPGEATRADNPYMPTNETGAVRFTDAHPEWDGRGVTIGIMDSGVDLAHPALQRTTTGERKIVDWVTATDPLEDATWRRMQTEVTGPSFAIAGGTWTAPAGTYRFNLFSESVTSASDARGDVNRDGDTTDTWGVLYDPATNNIWVDANQNRDFTDDAMMRPYKEKYDVGYFGTDNPATPVAERQPFVVEFRKNVNTTPIGLPGLWDYVNIGIVESTHGTHVAGITAANDMLGNDVFDGAAPGAKLVSARACSWGGGCTAAALTTGMIDLVANRGVDIVNMSIGGLPGLNDGNNARSNLYNELIETYGVQLVISAGNSGPGLNTVGDPSVASNVISVAANISKDTWLANYGSVVRKKNALFNFSSRGPREDGGFKPNIAAPGSAISTAPTWQLGAPVPEAGYALPPGYAMLNGTSMASPQTAGAGALLLSAAKATDRGVSPAALRRALFTSAKPIADVPTYAQGYGMVNVPGAWQLLRQGVETRSYVSDAAVCSPLADQLTIWNGVKFVPNPGRGTGVYNRCAASDGGHTVGQSKTYPVKITRTSGPAGTIKHDITVQGDDGTFKAPKTVALPLNKAVTVNVTAKPTAEGAHGAIMRIDDPATNVVDFEVSTVVVASNDVKKPTFAYANEGSVDRNGYTSYFVTVPEGAKALQVNLSGIATGSQTRFIAINPLGVPVEATTSTVCYTNFSDVNVCKPQERDYQNPLPGVWEIEVESRRTSPALNNPFKLQVRVQGLAVEPALVELPSVGAGEPTNVSWDVTNVFGPVSVSGRSGALTGVRTERPTITEGGPNQEWTVEIPAGTSTFTARIGNPANAGADLDLYVYRGTTEVGRAADGDSEEAVTLTNPPAGTYRVVVEPYGVDGPGTSTAYDYYDAFASASLGTITAPATAVPLMHGESTTITGTVTAVAVPADGRQLSGELAIVTTEGAVVGRGTVSIGTVN, from the coding sequence GTGAGCAAACCCCGAGATCTGCGTCGGCGTACCTCCGCCGCGCTCTTCGCGTCGGTCCTGGCGGCTGGCGCCGTGACCGTCGTGGGTGGTGCCGCCACCGCGGCCGCCGCTCCCGTCACCACACCTGACGCTTCCCCAGCCACCGCTGCCGAGACGCTGGGCGCTCACGACGCGAAACTGCTCAGCGAGGCCCGGGCCAAGAAGGCCCCGACCGTCACTCTGATCGTCTCCACCGAGCAGGGTGAGGCGGGGGACGTCGCCGACAGCCTCACCAAGCTCGGCGGCACGGTCAGCCAGCGGCAGGACAAGGTCGGCTTCGTGCTGGCCAAGGTCCCGACCGACAAGGCCCTCACCGCGGCACGGCTGCCCGGTGTGTCGGCCGTCGACCTGGACGAGGTCATCCACCTGCCCGACCCGGCACCGGAGAAGACCCCCACCGGCACCGCCGGCGCGCGGCAGGCCACGGTGGACGCACCGGGTGAGGCCACCCGGGCGGACAACCCGTACATGCCGACCAATGAGACGGGCGCAGTCAGATTCACCGACGCCCACCCGGAGTGGGACGGCCGGGGCGTGACGATCGGCATCATGGACTCGGGTGTCGACCTGGCCCATCCGGCGTTGCAGCGGACCACCACCGGCGAACGCAAGATCGTCGACTGGGTGACCGCGACCGACCCGCTGGAGGACGCGACGTGGCGGCGGATGCAGACCGAGGTCACCGGCCCGTCGTTCGCCATCGCGGGCGGCACCTGGACGGCACCGGCCGGCACGTACCGGTTCAACCTGTTCAGCGAGTCGGTGACCAGCGCCAGCGACGCCCGGGGTGACGTCAACCGTGACGGCGACACCACCGACACCTGGGGTGTGCTCTACGACCCGGCCACCAACAACATCTGGGTCGACGCCAACCAGAACCGCGACTTCACCGACGACGCGATGATGCGGCCGTACAAGGAGAAGTACGACGTCGGTTACTTCGGCACCGACAACCCGGCGACCCCGGTCGCCGAGCGGCAGCCCTTCGTCGTCGAGTTCCGCAAGAACGTGAACACCACGCCGATCGGCCTCCCCGGCCTGTGGGACTACGTCAACATCGGCATCGTCGAGAGCACCCACGGCACCCACGTCGCGGGCATCACCGCCGCCAACGACATGCTCGGCAACGACGTCTTCGACGGCGCGGCCCCGGGCGCCAAGCTGGTCTCCGCCCGTGCCTGCTCCTGGGGCGGCGGCTGCACCGCGGCGGCTCTCACCACCGGCATGATCGACCTGGTGGCCAACCGTGGGGTCGACATCGTCAACATGTCGATCGGTGGCCTTCCCGGTCTGAACGACGGCAACAACGCCCGGTCGAACCTCTACAACGAACTGATCGAGACGTACGGCGTGCAGTTGGTCATCTCGGCCGGCAACTCCGGGCCGGGCCTCAACACCGTCGGCGACCCGTCCGTCGCCAGCAACGTGATCAGCGTCGCCGCCAACATCAGCAAGGACACCTGGCTGGCCAACTACGGCTCGGTGGTGCGGAAGAAGAACGCCCTGTTCAACTTCTCCTCCCGTGGCCCGCGCGAGGACGGCGGCTTCAAGCCGAACATCGCCGCCCCGGGCTCGGCCATCTCCACCGCGCCGACCTGGCAGCTCGGGGCCCCGGTCCCCGAGGCCGGCTACGCGCTGCCCCCGGGCTACGCGATGCTGAACGGCACCTCGATGGCGTCCCCGCAGACCGCCGGTGCCGGTGCGTTGCTGCTGTCGGCCGCCAAGGCCACCGACCGGGGCGTCAGCCCGGCCGCCCTGCGGCGCGCGCTGTTCACCTCGGCCAAGCCGATCGCGGACGTGCCGACGTACGCGCAGGGCTACGGCATGGTCAACGTCCCGGGCGCCTGGCAGCTGCTGCGCCAGGGCGTCGAGACCCGGTCGTACGTCTCCGACGCGGCGGTCTGCAGCCCGCTGGCCGACCAGCTGACCATCTGGAACGGCGTGAAGTTCGTGCCGAACCCCGGTCGGGGCACCGGCGTCTACAACCGTTGTGCCGCCTCCGACGGCGGTCACACGGTCGGGCAGAGCAAGACCTACCCGGTCAAGATCACCCGTACCAGCGGCCCGGCCGGCACCATCAAGCACGACATCACGGTGCAGGGCGACGACGGCACGTTCAAGGCACCGAAGACCGTCGCGCTGCCCCTCAACAAGGCCGTCACCGTCAACGTGACCGCCAAGCCGACCGCCGAGGGCGCCCACGGCGCGATCATGCGGATCGACGACCCGGCCACGAACGTCGTCGACTTCGAGGTCTCCACAGTGGTGGTGGCCTCCAACGACGTGAAGAAGCCGACCTTCGCGTACGCCAACGAGGGCTCCGTCGACCGCAACGGCTACACGTCGTACTTCGTGACCGTGCCGGAGGGCGCCAAGGCGCTCCAGGTGAACCTGTCCGGGATCGCCACCGGTTCGCAGACCCGGTTCATCGCCATCAACCCGCTGGGTGTGCCGGTCGAGGCGACCACCAGCACCGTCTGCTACACCAACTTCTCCGACGTCAACGTCTGCAAGCCGCAGGAGCGGGACTACCAGAACCCCCTGCCCGGGGTCTGGGAGATCGAGGTGGAGTCGCGGCGGACCTCGCCGGCACTGAACAACCCGTTCAAGCTCCAGGTGCGGGTACAGGGCCTGGCGGTCGAGCCGGCGCTGGTCGAGCTGCCCAGCGTCGGGGCCGGCGAGCCGACCAACGTGAGCTGGGACGTGACGAACGTCTTCGGCCCGGTCTCGGTCAGCGGCCGTAGCGGCGCGTTGACCGGTGTGCGCACCGAGCGTCCGACGATCACCGAGGGCGGCCCCAACCAGGAGTGGACCGTCGAGATCCCGGCGGGCACGTCGACGTTCACCGCCCGGATCGGCAACCCCGCGAACGCGGGCGCCGACCTGGACCTGTACGTCTACCGGGGCACCACCGAGGTCGGCCGGGCCGCCGACGGCGACTCGGAGGAAGCGGTCACGCTGACCAACCCACCCGCGGGCACCTACCGCGTGGTGGTGGAGCCGTACGGGGTCGACGGGCCGGGCACCAGCACCGCGTACGACTACTACGACGCGTTCGCGTCCGCGTCGCTGGGCACGATCACCGCCCCGGCGACGGCGGTGCCGCTGATGCACGGCGAGTCGACGACCATCACCGGCACGGTGACGGCGGTGGCCGTTCCGGCCGACGGTCGTCAGCTCTCCGGTGAGTTGGCGATCGTCACCACCGAGGGCGCGGTCGTCGGCCGCGGCACCGTGTCGATCGGCACCGTGAACTGA
- a CDS encoding 4-hydroxy-3-methylbut-2-enyl diphosphate reductase: MTEAEATPRTGKRVLLAKPRGYCAGVDRAVQTVEEALKLYGAPIYVRKQIVHNRHVVQTLEAQGAIFVEENEEVPEGSTVIFSAHGVAPEVYEQAKARSLKAIDATCPLVTKVHHEAKRFAAEDYDILLIGHEGHEEVIGTAGEAPAHIQLVDGPDGADKVTVRDPEKVVWLSQTTLSVDETLETVARLKQRLPLLQSPPSDDICYATSNRQHVVKEIAADCDVVIVVGSTNSSNSVRLVEVALDAGARAGHLVDFAHEIDDAWLEGATTVGLTSGASVPDDLVQDVLAHLAARGFGDVEEITTANERLTFSLPQELKRDMKAAAARG, encoded by the coding sequence GTGACTGAGGCTGAGGCGACTCCCCGGACCGGCAAGCGCGTGCTCCTGGCGAAGCCCCGCGGTTACTGCGCCGGCGTCGACCGTGCGGTGCAGACCGTCGAGGAGGCGCTCAAGCTCTACGGTGCTCCGATCTACGTACGCAAGCAGATCGTGCACAACAGGCACGTGGTGCAGACCCTCGAGGCCCAGGGCGCGATCTTCGTGGAGGAGAACGAGGAGGTGCCGGAGGGGTCGACGGTCATCTTCTCCGCGCACGGCGTTGCCCCCGAGGTCTACGAGCAGGCCAAGGCGCGTTCGTTGAAGGCGATCGACGCGACCTGCCCGCTGGTCACCAAGGTGCACCACGAGGCGAAGCGGTTCGCCGCCGAGGACTACGACATCCTGCTCATCGGTCACGAGGGGCACGAAGAGGTCATCGGCACCGCAGGCGAGGCCCCCGCGCACATCCAGCTGGTGGACGGCCCGGACGGCGCCGACAAGGTCACCGTCCGTGATCCGGAGAAGGTGGTCTGGCTCTCCCAGACCACGCTCTCGGTCGACGAGACGCTGGAGACGGTGGCCCGGCTCAAGCAGCGGCTGCCGCTGCTGCAGTCCCCGCCGAGCGACGACATCTGCTACGCCACCTCCAACCGGCAACACGTGGTGAAGGAGATCGCCGCCGACTGCGACGTGGTGATCGTCGTCGGCTCGACCAACTCCTCCAACTCCGTTCGCCTGGTCGAGGTCGCCCTGGACGCGGGCGCCCGTGCCGGTCACCTGGTCGACTTCGCCCACGAGATCGACGACGCCTGGCTGGAGGGGGCCACCACGGTCGGCCTGACCTCGGGCGCGAGCGTCCCGGACGACCTGGTCCAGGACGTGCTGGCCCACCTCGCGGCCCGGGGCTTCGGCGACGTCGAGGAGATCACCACCGCCAACGAGCGGCTGACGTTCTCCCTCCCGCAGGAGTTGAAGCGGGACATGAAGGCCGCTGCGGCGCGCGGCTGA